The Myxocyprinus asiaticus isolate MX2 ecotype Aquarium Trade chromosome 46, UBuf_Myxa_2, whole genome shotgun sequence genome includes the window CCGGGGTCGCAGCCGGGGCTTTCCCCTGACctaggaggctccggatcacctgccggtcctctgcctgagCTCCAAGGATCACGTGGAACCGACGATCTTCGtcctgtcggagctcaagcagggcctgttggtgggagTGGTGTAGGCCGGTGAGGGACTTGAGGACCTCGGccaatggtgaggactccatgaggcGTACCGTCTTTGATCTtgattcctgggtttcggcaccagtgtaacacaacctcacagcagaagggaagcagaacacagggaagcaggttttccaggctcaggtaagacttttaatcggccacttcaatgctttacaactttacaaactcagcttcacaggcacgaaGTTACttagacacatcagcttcacaaacacaacagattaaacgcagcagcttcaggagcaccatggccttccttttgccagactctctctctctctctgctggtcgcgtggctgcttatatgccactgtcgccatgctcactggaattagagacagatgttaatcataatctagctcaggtgcaagcacccttaccactttctctctctctccggacggacgcttgaccatgcccccgctgccacagtgtgcaacagtctggttccagaagtaaaaatctatTGTGGGAATTTATTTTTAGTCATTACTTATAaagctttaaagacagacctaccgttaGCACCGAGGTTGTAAATCAGTTTGTTATTttaacttctttaaaaaaataaaaaaaaatggtttaatagcagaatttctggtgaagagcTACACTACCCGTGATTCTGTAGGAAAACGATCAACCAATTAGAGAATTACAGCAAACAATGTGCGGCAAAAGTGCTATGCAGCACTCTCTACACACTCAAACTACTTATTTGTgaattaatattttgcaatatgctTTATATATTGATTCTGTAAAAATAAGCAACTTTGAAATTagactacgtccacattaatttggataaatttgaaaacactttccatccacactgccattttcaaacatTTCCAGAGGTTGCTCGTTCACAACGAAAcatctgaaaatgcttaaatccctttattgtgcatttgaaaaaaataaaatgtaagaagCGTAGCCCTGTGTCATTTCCATACatatggtctgaaacgcaatttaCCTCGTGTTCTGCCGCTgaacagcaattccgagtaaacttcccatcgcctttgaaggaatgcaatgtgatggTGGTACAAAGtagcatttatctttaacaacaatATCAAcatggatagcaggcacaacgacgccgctacaacatggtctgccatctttattgttttgtgttgaatggatcacattactggttcagatgacaatataatacaatatgattttcgaaaatgtctgttttctctccacactacaatgcgaaaatggtgttttcaaatttatccatttGGGAGAGTATTTTCGAAAAGCTGCATTTTCACTGGACAAAAATGCCTTCtcggtgtggacggaaggccaaagtgtggttaaattaatgcgttttcaaattaaaatatattagtgtggacgtggctttagtagatttatatttttacatcgtTTTTAATTCGATAACATTGTTCACAGTGCTGCATGGGATTGTAGTACATTCCCTCATGGAAGATGTAAAGTAaaaagtcttgtacctttgtcttttttgacAACTTTTCTGCTTTTaatcaaagtttatgttgtgatTCGCCTCGGAGCTGGATGGTTTTGTTAATGactctttaatgaaggattttatgaaattcctatgggaaaaatgaatgggaaaaatacttccaagaCAGCTGGGGAAGTGGGTTTGCACTGTTGAGTTCTATACAAgttttctttgaagtacctttgaCTAAAACACAACGTAAATACTGTACATTGGTACATTAAAATGGTATGGTTATTCAGTACAATGATAAACctgaaagtaccatggtattcccaTCTAATACCATCACTCTACCATAGTATGACCCCAGTACTTTTTTGTATAAAGATTCAGTGGttcactatattgccaaaaatgCTCTCTTAATATTTATTCAACAAAATCATAAGACCTAATCACATATAGGAGTCTCAAATAAGTGTTTGAGTCTCAAACACTCTTGCAACCCGCAGAAAAAGTGGTTGTGTGGGTTTGAAGCATAATTACCTCCTCAAGGTTGCTCACTTGAAGGCGTTGGTCTTTTGGCACAACTttcacaacatacagtatgcacTGCAAGAACTGCCTTTGTTTTCAGTACAATGCAATGTTTCTCTTTGCCATTCTGGAGACTTTAGTTATAGCAGCCAACAAACATAGATGACCTTTGTAGAACTTTTTACAGTCAACATTTATTGTAAAATCCTCAAGTTCTTTGTCTAAGCACTCTGTTCCATAAAAAAAGCCTCAGCTAAATGTTGCCAGATTGTGATACTTGTGATCAAGTGTCCATTTAaatcttatttttgttttgttcttttattaTCACAGATTCAAACAGTAACATTAATTCCTGGAGATGGAATCGGCCCAGAGATCTCCACTGCAGTAATGAAGATATTTGAAGCAGCTAAGGTAAGTATCTATTCTATTATTCTTTTCACTTCCTGGAATGCAGCCTAGGCTGCAAGTTTCAACAAGTGCTTCATGCAGGTTTTCAGAAAGCACATGCATCAATGTTAATATTAAGCTACCATTACTGTATGTTCCTAACTCTCCTATGTGCTTCTTTCAGCCTTAGTATTAAATTTGGGTTAATATTTGCCCAAAATGTAAGTAATGCAGACGTATTAAGCTACATGAACCCTTTTTTCCCCCTCATATGCAGGCTCCTATTCAGTGGGAAGAGAGAAATGTCACTGCCATCAAAGGACCTGGAGGCAAGTGGATGATTCCTCCCGAGGCAAAAGAGTCAATGGACAAaaacaaaattggattaaaaggTAAATCTGACAACTTTGTCACATcaatttaccacagaccttataaATTCATAGTGTATTATTTCCAGCAATTAAATTTACATTTGTTATTTTCCAGGACCTTTGAAAACACCAATTGCTGCTGGCCACCCATCCATGAACCTGCTGCTAAGGAAGACCTTTGACCTTTATGCTAATGTGCGTCCTTGCGTGTCCATCGAGGGCTATAAGACACCGTACACTGATGTGGACCTGGTCACTATCCGAGAAAACACAGAAGGAGAATACAGTGGCATTGAACATGTGGTATGTATTCGTAGCCATCTATATTTTATACTAATTAACCAGAAACACTTATCCAACCTTTCAAACCAGGGTTAGTCATTCTGATTCAGATTTCTTCTTTAGTGATCTAGATGTTTTTAGACCACCAAGCCCTCTAaagcaaggaggtctataatacctggagaaaacATACATTAGCATTTCCATACATCTCAATTGCAGTATATTATTCAATTTCATGCTTCAAAGAGCCCTTCAAAAATCGGTCAGTGGAAAAACATGTgctataattagggctgtcgatttaatgagttaatttagtgcgattttaattattattattattatgcaattaatcatgtccccggccTATAATAAGGAAGAATTATTCCCatcatctgagcaattcaagcttgaattaccacctgttttcagcagggggcagtaggTGAAACTCCAGTCTGGTAGGCAACGCATAAATGTACTTGGAACAAATCAcattcaggcttgcttgacacttgagacagcacaagatgaggacacattcttgcgttcaaaaagAGCTGGACGGAGCACAATTCAGGGATCCCgcgacgtgtttttctaagtttcaaactatgtttaacttgacacagcgacttaAAAACGGTAAGTTTGTGACACCACGCAactaaagtgagacgctccaCATGTGTTCGTTGACATGTCCtttgaaaagcccttataataaatctatcttggaCAGACTGATGAATTCAATTACAAAATTGagtgctgtgaactgtaggccaatgatatgcttctgttcaataatatggaaataatcaacatattgccttctaaagccactttttgtattgttttatcaatGCTTGCCTCGTCtgctacaataatgtaatgcattttaattatctgaattatttataaaatattttatattcatcatttttttttatgtaaccatttatatttattatatatatatatatatataaacgtatATGTAAAacgtatatgtatgtatgtattgaactatttttattccaaatatttatatatgcgattaattgcgattttaattgattgacagccctaatgtataatataattaaatatttgctaTTTGTATGCTATTTTTGTCAGAATAGATATATACGCCATCAATatagaaagatgctttttgcccccagaatggtgtagttacagcatctactaGCAGGGGCGAACTGGACCATCCTAAGCAGCCAAACTCTGACCCCTTGCTCTAAAGGTCAATAGGAAGACCTTTGTGCAGTAAGCCATTCAGCTGCTGGATAGAGGCGGCACAAAGTATTTTCTATTGCCATCAGCACCTGTGCTATCTAATGCTGTCTTGACCAGTTTCTCACGCAGTGATAGCGGGAATTCAGTGGGCACACAGCTCTTATTTCAGTGCTGTTTATTCTGTAGGTAGGTGCCACACTACTGCCGTAAATCAGTTTTCTCTGGTCCCACTCCATAGTGTTTCAAAGCATTATGTGGAAAGACATTCGGGTTATCACATTCCATTCATGCAATCTTCCCTTTGTCTGTATGTACAGCTGTGAGCTACTTTATAAATATAGATCAAGACCACAACATGAAACTTTTGATGCAAAACCTGAATCTGTAGAAATGGTCATATCTTGCCCCTATGTGTAAACTAGCCCATTCCTATTTGCTGAAACCTACACATGATCCTGTCAAGATAACAATTTGGCTGACAGAaaatgtttttggttgtgttcGTCTATATGGTGTATTATCTTAATTGTGTTTCTTATGTTGCTTTCTATCAGATCGTGGATGGAGTGGTGCAAAGTATTAAGCTGATCACAGAGGACGCCAGCCGACGCATTGCTGAGTACGCATTCGAGTACGCCAAGAACAACCAAAGAAACAGTGTCACGGCAGTCCACAAAGCCAACATCATGTGAGTTTCTCCTAGAAAAGTAATATTTTCTGATGTAAAGCATATATCATAAATCATATTCTTTGTAGCTACTGTTAACCtatatgaataataatttaaTCTCTTTAAGGGACTGAGAAATGTATTAGTGTCATTTTCTTCAGAGGACatgcaataatacatttttgtcatgtttattatggttttaaacttaaaaaaacgtAAAATGTAAACACTATAATTGATTTGTTTGATCCAAAGATGTTTAAACAGGAGTTTGTTCTGGTAACAAATGTCTTGTTGGATCTAATACAGAATAAAATTCACATTCAGGTTCGTTTTAAGAAAGAATAATGCTAAACTCAGTGATTACCTGTCCCATAGGCGCATGTCTGATGGTCTGTTCCTGCGGAAGTGCAGAGAGGTTGCTGAGAATTTCAAGGATGTCAAATTCACCGAGATGTACCTGGATACAGTTTGTCTCAATGTACTTATCCGTCTTTATTCATTTACCACTGTTTGTTTCTGTTAGAACCATCTCACATGATGAAGATAGATGATATCTAAACTAGGATCTCATAACAAAACAATTAtgtactcatcatttactcactcttatgccatcccagttgacaaacaaagatttttagaagaatatctcagctctgtaggtccatacaatgcaactgaatggtgaccaaaactttgaaggtccaaaaagcatataaaagtaatccagatgactccagtggttaaatctatatcttcagaagcaatattataggtgtggatgagaatcagatattaatatttaagtcctttttactataaattctcctccctgcccagtacggGGTGTATGCACAAAGAacatgaatcgccaaaaacaaaagaagaatgtgaaagtgattgtggagattgatattaaaaaaaagacttaaatattgatcagtttctcacagatcaatacttatcatatcacttctgaagatatggatttaaccactggagtcttatggattacttttatgctgcctttatatgctttctggagcttcaaagttcaggccaccattcatttgcattgtatggacatattcatattttcttctaaaaatctttgtttgtgttctgtagaagaaagaaagtcatacacatctgggatagcattaaggtgagtaaattataagagaatcaattttcattcttgggtgaactatccctttaacttttgtCCTTGTGTTGCAATTCATCCACTAGATGGTGCAAGATCCCTCTCAATTTGATGTGCTTGTAATGCCAAACCTTTATGGTGACATCTTGAGGTGAGTTTATCATCTGTCTATAAAGCAACACTAATAATGTTAGAGCACAATTATATGTGATTTGGTTATCTTCAAGATCCAACTCTCACCATCCACTGATTTGGACTGGGATGTTTGTGTTTCAGTGATTTATGTGCTGGGTTGATTGGTGGTCTTGGGGTCACTCCCAGTGGGAACATCGGAGCCAATGGTGTTGCCATATTTGAATCGGTGTGTGTTGGACTCTGTTACTTTAggttgctttcacactagcacttttggtgtgcatCCGGGATCGAATGACATCaaagttcagtttgtttggataatgtgaacgctgttttcagAACTTGGGTGCACAACGGTGAAGAGCACCCGGGTCTGCTTGAAAACGTGGTCTGGGGTACGTTTCATATGAACTCTGATACAGTTCGCTACTGATATGAATGCAATCTTACCAAATCACAGAAgtgtgatgacgtataattcaCGTCTTTACAGACTCCCATTCGCAGTTATTATGGTATGTTGCATTTCTCATTCCTGCTTGTTTTCAAATAAATCCCCTTTATACAGCAGCTCAcgttcttcacatctcttgcaatgcatctgcGGGAGACAACCACAAGTGTTGTTCTatgcatggcaagttttcatgGTAAATCGAAAGAGACAAACTtgaatacttcacttaacacagtgaggTTTTCTCGAGTTGCTACCTAGTTAcggtggtaaacagctgccgcttgtactcacgttgatgacgtaatcggattgcggttcagacccaaataatataatgtgaactGAGACCAGCCTGGGCAGCGGGAGGGGGAGGAAACGAACTCTGGTTCAGTCCAAGCAATctaaccaagtgtgaaagcacccttaaagtCTCTGAGTCTTATGGCATTTCCATATAGaataattcatgtttttattttgcacatgTAATATGTGAGTCATTCAAATGACCTTGCACCTTGTTGTGTCAGGTACATGGAACTGCCCCTGATATTGCAGGCAAAGACCTGGCAAACCCCACCGCTCTTTTGTTAAGTGCAGTCATGATGCTGCGCCACATGGGACTCCACAGTTACGCTAAAAAGATTGAGACTGCCTGCTTTGACACCATACGGGACAAGAAGGTAAGATGTGCTAAATCACTAGGAATGTTAGGACAATAATTAGGAGGCAAGTATGATACTggctttcagtgtgtgtgtgtgtgtgtgtgtgcgtgtgtgtgtgtatgtatacacagtgcatccggaaagtagtcacagcgcttcactttttccacattttatgttacagccttattccaaaatggattaaattcattattttcctcaaaattctacaaacaataccccataatgacaatgtgaaagaagtctgtttgaaatcttttcaaatttataaaaaaaaaaacacatgtacataagtattcacagcctttgctcaatactttgttgaagcacctttggcaccaattacagcttcaagtctttttgagtatgatgctacaagcttggcacacctatttttgggcagtttctcccattcttctttgcaggacctctcaagctccatcaggttggatggagagcATCGGTgcacattttcagatctctccagagatgttcaatcgagttcaagtctgggctctggctgggccactcaaggacattcacagagttgtcccggagccactcctttgttatcttacccagtctgaggtccagagcgctctggaacaggttttcatcaaggatgtctctgtacattgctgcattcatctttccctcgatcctgactagtctcccaattcctgctgctgaaaaacatccccacagcatgatgttgccaccaccatgcttcactgtagggatggttttggccaggtgatgagcggtgcctggtttcctccagacatgacgcttgccattcaggccaaagagttcaatctttgtttctcatggtctgagagtccttcaggtgccttttggcaaactccaggcggactgtcatgtgccttttactgaggagtggcttccgtctggccactctaccatacaggcttgattggtggagtgctgcagagatggttgttcttctggaaggttctcctctctccacagagaaatgctggagctctgtcagagtgaccatcgggttcttggtcacctccctgactaaggcccttctcccccgatcgctcagtttggccaggcggccagctctaggaagagtcctggtggttccaaacttcttccatttacggatgatggaggccactgtgcacattgggaccttcaatgctgcagaaatttttctgtacccttccccagatctgtgcctcgatacaatcctgtctcggaggtctacagacaattccttggacttcatggcttagtttgtgccctgacatgcactgttaactgtgggaccttatatagacaggtgtgtgcctttccaaatgatgtccaatcaactgaatttaccacaggtggactccaatcaagttgtagaaacatctcaaggatgatcagtggaaacaggatgcacctgagctcaattttgagtgtcatggcaaaggctgtgaatacttatgtacatgtgattttttttttattttttttttttatttttcttttttttttctttttttcattttaataaatttgcaaagatttcaaacaaacttctttcatgttgtcattatggggtattgtttgtagaattttgaggaaaataatgaatttaatccattttggaataaggctgtaacataacaaaatgtggaaaaagtgaagcgctgtgaatactttccggatgcactgtacatatagcATACATATGGTTTCAGttggttttacattttattgtaaattgtaaacGATTGCACACAGGttttacacacatacatgcatattcATTGTTACTGAATGAGACTAACAAAACATCTGTCTTCCTGTATTTCTATATTTCAGGTTTTGACCAAAGACCTGGGTGGAAACTCAAAGTGCTCCGAGTTTACAGCTGATATCTGCAAAAGAGTGCAGGACATGGAGTGATGTTATGGCTTTTTCTAATGTTAATGGGAACATTAATGTTAATTGGAATCTCATGCCCAAAGAACAGACactcaaaaatattaaatgaacatTCGTATCATTCTCATATCTACGCACAATTCTACTATAAATGtctatgtatttttttctgtaaaataacAAAGCGCAGTCTTAACCTCTTGCCCTATGGCGATTGTATTTGTGAGCTGTTTTAATCTGTCACGAAAGAAACGCATAatctataatatactgtatttattgacTGGACAttggtttaattttatttcaaaataattcaGCTATTCTGCTATGTGGTTAATGACAGACATTACCTTGTCCAAATTTGGAGATCATATACATAAAAATTACTTTGAGTGATTTTGTGTTTTGGTTAAAAGAGTCATCAATCTCATTACAAAGTAAACATACACTTGTCATTTTCATGTATGCTTTAAATAGCTTTTACATCAGCTATAAAGTTTGCATTTTGGTTTAGCATGATCAAAATAACTTTTGTTTTAAAAGCTATAATTTtaaaacacacattcacattctGACTTTACTGTTTGTTTTGTGATAGCGGTTAAAAAATGTAAGGCACTTAGTATAATTAGATGGAAAAGCATATAAAGGAGGTGGGTTTTCTATTATATCACTATTGTTAAAATGGTAAAAAGCAAGTGTCTTTTACATAATAGAGATGTAATGGGTTTGGATGTATTCTATTCTCTGTAAAAATTCTctattttactgtaatacatcTGCAGCACCACTGGGTGGTGTAACTTCATGGTAGGTCCTGAAAAGAGATAGGTAAATTATGTTTCTTTGAGTCCAGGAGGTGTATACTAATCAGTTAAAGGAAtgatccgggttcaatacaagttatgctttATCagcaaagaaaattatttttgttcatCCCTCAGTTTAtaaaatgcacttaaaatgaaagtcTATAGGGCAAGGccttctggagggtttaaaagaagaaatacacagcttatacttttatatatatatatatatatatatatatatatatatatatatatatatatatatttatataaaagcatttattaattattccttacacaaatgtgtgtttagtTGAGGTGAAGTCTAAATTAGTTGCTCTGAACAGGTGGGTCGCAAGTCCGATTTGATAGGGTCACTGACAGAAGGGAAATACGATGCTAAATGTAAGCAAATTAATGCAACTAACATAAtcatatacacagatgagccaaaacattatgaccacctgcctaatatgctgttggtcttcagtgtgctgccaaaacagtaccgacctgccaaggcatggattctacaagacccctgaagttgtcctgtggtatctggcaccaagatattagcagcagatccttcaagtcctgtaagttgcgaggtggagccgcagtggattggacttgttggtccagcacatcccacagatgctcaatcggattgagatctggggaatttggaggccagggcaacaccttgatcatgttcttcaaaccattcccgaacaatgtatgcagtgtggcagggcgcattatcctgatgaaaaaggccactgccatcagggaataccattgccacgaaggggtgtacctggtctgcaactatgtttaggtaggtggcacatgtcaaattgacgtccacatgaatggccagactcagggtttcccagcagaacattgcccagagcatcaaactccttccaccggcttgtcatctttccacagtgcatcctggtgccatcacttccccaggtaaatggcacgcATTTACACAGacatccacatgatgtaaaagaaaaacgggactcatcagaccaggcgaccttcttccactgctccaaggtccagttccaatgctcgcaagcccattgtaggcactttcaagcctcatcatgggcactctgaccggtctgcgtctCCGCAGCCCCTTACCCAGCAGGGTGTGatacactgtgtgttgtgacacattcctcccgtaacatcattcaaattttctgtgacttgtgccacagtagaccttctgtcggttcagaccagacaggatagccttcgttgtcctcgcgcatcgatgagccttaagcgcccaacaccctgttgcagGATTGTGGTTTGTTCCTCCTTGGACCACTGCTGGTAGGTGCTCACCACTGCTGATCAGGAGcaacccacaagccttgctgtttaagagatgctctgacccagtcatctggccataacaatttggcccttgtcaatgtctctcaggtctttactcctgcccatttcttgtgcattcaacacgttgactatgagaactgattgtttgcttaccatctaatctacccagaccttgacatgtggccttgttaggagatgatcaacgttattcgcttcacctgtgagtggttataatgttttgcTCATCGTGTATAGTTAGGTGTATAGTTAGGAAAGcaaaataggcttatcaactgtTAACAGAgtagaaaaaaaatgctttccatgtcttttgttgttgacgtgaAAGGCCGTGCAGCTGTACATCATTTTGGCGCATTTACTgtctttacatggtcatgacttTATACAGGTTATTAAATGATAAGACAAAGTCTTATGGCCATACTTTCGAAACAGTGTGTATCTTAATGTTTATTCTGGTGCAATAGCCGTTGATAGTGCTTCACTTGTATcgaacctggaacattcttttaaatctCTATAGAAGTGTTCAGTGTTCACAGTACTCACCAAGTTCAACAACTGAGAAATCCTTTCCTAATATGGTCAATTTTTGAATATGCTGGGCGTTGAACATTGCTCGAGTTGACTCGTGCTATACCTTCTTCAATAGACTGGTACACCAGCTTGTCTTTTCCTCCAATGATGTCTGACACTTTCATTGCTTGGCTACCGAGCCGCTGACAGTATTCCACAGCCTCTAAACTTAGAATGTCAGTGGGCTTCATAGTTTCTGGATTGGTTGTGCACTAGCCAAGGAAAAAAAATACGTTTGAATGGGTTTTGGAGGTTTTGGTTTCAGATATTCTCTATAGGCATAGTTTACCTTTAGTGTTAGCAGCAAGGAAAGACATTTTATCTTGTCTCCTATGAGAATTGCATTGCTGATGAATGGCAGTTCTTGTTTTACAGCATCTCCTATAGGAAGAGGGGGAATATTCTCTCCTCCAGCAGTGATTATGAGCTCTGAATGGAAAGAGACAAGGACACAATGACCTAAAAGTGTGCTTCACAATGGTGCCATTTTGAAGCCGCAAGGTGTTGAATGCAGCGTTGAAATAGGTGTGCATGAAAATGCATACATTGCAGAAAAAGTGGAACTTACCATATACTAAAACATTCTGAAAGTCAATTTTTAAAATCAACTTTTGAATCAAATTGCTATGCTGATTATTAGATTTAAAGCATTTCACACATGGTCTCAAACATTCAGACCCCATTGTATATAGGGATTTAAATAATGCTCTATTTTATTACCTTTTATTCTTCCGGTGATATAAAGAAAGCCGTCTTTATCTACCTTTCCCAAGTCTCCAGAGTGGAGCCACCCATCTTCATCCAAAGCCTTTTTGTTTTATCCTCCAAGTTCAGGGAGCCCATAAAGACATTACAACCCCAGAAACACACTTCTCCAATGCCTTCAGCATCTATGTTTGCTAGTTTATATCTGCAGCCTGGAACCACCTTACTACAACTACAAGTTATGGGATACTGTTAAAGAGTGAACCTAATGATTATTAAGCCTTAGtaccttttattttaaaatgttcaaagctcatgttgtttctttgtttcttttactaCGCAGTAGAAAACTGACAAAATATTCTCTTAGGTCAATCAGCCTGGTTCTCTTTAAAATATGGCCCACTCTTATTTGGATCACCTAATTACctaataaaggaatagttaatctaaaaattaaacttctttcattatttactcaagtctttgtatggactacttttatattgtttttttgttctttttggagcttcaaagttttagtcaccattcatttgcattgtatggacctacagagctgaaat containing:
- the LOC127436139 gene encoding isocitrate dehydrogenase [NAD] subunit alpha, mitochondrial-like, encoding MAGNVWRSTVSRVLGAIKTQTPQPRTFSRGIQTVTLIPGDGIGPEISTAVMKIFEAAKAPIQWEERNVTAIKGPGGKWMIPPEAKESMDKNKIGLKGPLKTPIAAGHPSMNLLLRKTFDLYANVRPCVSIEGYKTPYTDVDLVTIRENTEGEYSGIEHVIVDGVVQSIKLITEDASRRIAEYAFEYAKNNQRNSVTAVHKANIMRMSDGLFLRKCREVAENFKDVKFTEMYLDTVCLNMVQDPSQFDVLVMPNLYGDILSDLCAGLIGGLGVTPSGNIGANGVAIFESVHGTAPDIAGKDLANPTALLLSAVMMLRHMGLHSYAKKIETACFDTIRDKKVLTKDLGGNSKCSEFTADICKRVQDME